In a genomic window of Canis lupus familiaris isolate Mischka breed German Shepherd chromosome 28, alternate assembly UU_Cfam_GSD_1.0, whole genome shotgun sequence:
- the LOC102153128 gene encoding thymosin beta-4-like, protein MSDKPDMAEIEKFKKSKLKKTETQEKNPLPSKETIEQEKQAGES, encoded by the coding sequence ATGTCTGACAAACCCGATATGGCTGAGATTGAGAAATTCAAGAAGTcgaaattgaagaagacagaaacGCAAGAGAAAAATCCACTGCCTTCGAAAGAAACGATTGAacaggagaagcaagcaggcGAATCGTAA